One region of Rhodophyticola sp. CCM32 genomic DNA includes:
- a CDS encoding DEAD/DEAH box helicase — protein MTKFSDLSLSPKVLKAVDEAGYETPTPIQEGAIPPALEGRDVLGIAQTGTGKTASFTLPMITMLARGRARARMPRSLVLCPTRELAAQVAENFDTYAKHVKLTKALLIGGVSFKEQDQLIDRGVDVLIATPGRLLDHFERGKLLLTGVQIMVVDEADRMLDMGFIPDIERIFGLVPFTRQTLFFSATMASEIERITNTFLSNPAKIEVARQSSASDTIEQVMVSFRPTRRDMAAKQKRDMLRAVIEGEGEACTNAIIFCNRKVDVDIVAKSLKKHGLNAEPIHGDLDQSQRMRTLDGFRDGTIRFLVASDVAARGLDIPNVSHVLNYDVPSHAEDYVHRIGRTGRAGRKGKTIMLHVPSDDKYLGAIETLIGTSIPRTDPPIQIGSTAKDAGPAESGDKPERKPRRSRRDDRQEQDTKPAETAASEEAATPHGRANGADRSTRNERSGGRGRGGRDRGDRGGNSVVGMGDHMPDFISLSFDERRGGPARPDQDETVSNTPEPAPAEAEADATDAQAPDTPAEPVAEEKPKPKRRRVKKVKETETTAETSSEDAT, from the coding sequence ATGACAAAGTTTTCCGATCTCAGCCTTAGCCCCAAGGTTCTCAAAGCCGTTGACGAAGCCGGCTATGAAACCCCGACCCCGATCCAGGAAGGGGCCATTCCCCCGGCCCTTGAAGGGCGTGACGTGTTGGGCATCGCCCAGACCGGCACCGGCAAGACCGCCAGTTTCACCCTGCCGATGATCACCATGCTGGCCCGTGGCCGCGCCCGCGCCCGGATGCCGCGTAGCCTGGTCTTATGCCCGACCCGCGAACTGGCCGCCCAGGTGGCCGAGAATTTCGACACCTATGCAAAACATGTGAAACTGACCAAGGCACTGCTGATCGGCGGGGTCAGCTTCAAGGAGCAGGATCAGCTGATCGACCGGGGTGTGGATGTTCTGATCGCCACACCGGGCCGCCTGCTTGACCATTTCGAACGCGGCAAGCTGTTGCTGACCGGCGTGCAGATCATGGTGGTGGATGAGGCTGACCGGATGCTCGATATGGGGTTCATCCCTGATATCGAACGGATTTTCGGGCTTGTGCCCTTCACCCGCCAGACCCTGTTTTTCTCGGCCACCATGGCGTCCGAGATTGAGCGGATCACCAACACCTTTCTCAGCAACCCCGCCAAGATCGAGGTTGCCCGCCAGTCCAGCGCGTCGGACACGATCGAACAGGTGATGGTCAGCTTCCGCCCTACCCGCCGCGATATGGCCGCGAAACAGAAACGCGACATGCTGCGCGCGGTGATCGAGGGCGAAGGCGAGGCTTGCACGAATGCGATCATCTTCTGCAATCGCAAGGTTGATGTGGATATCGTGGCGAAATCGCTGAAAAAACACGGGCTGAATGCAGAACCGATCCATGGCGATCTGGATCAGTCACAGCGGATGCGCACGCTGGACGGGTTTCGCGATGGCACGATCCGGTTTCTGGTGGCTTCCGACGTGGCCGCGCGTGGCCTCGACATCCCGAATGTCAGCCATGTGCTGAACTATGACGTGCCCAGCCATGCCGAGGATTATGTCCACCGGATCGGGCGCACCGGCCGCGCCGGGCGCAAGGGCAAAACGATCATGTTGCATGTCCCGTCAGATGACAAATATCTGGGCGCCATTGAAACCCTGATCGGCACATCAATCCCCCGCACAGACCCGCCGATCCAGATCGGCAGCACGGCGAAAGACGCGGGGCCCGCAGAAAGCGGCGACAAGCCCGAACGCAAACCGCGCCGCAGCCGTCGGGACGACCGGCAGGAGCAGGACACGAAACCTGCGGAAACCGCTGCCAGTGAAGAGGCTGCAACACCGCATGGGCGCGCGAACGGTGCTGACCGCAGCACCCGCAATGAGCGCAGTGGTGGCCGAGGTCGCGGCGGACGTGACCGGGGGGATCGTGGCGGCAATTCTGTAGTCGGCATGGGCGATCACATGCCTGATTTCATCTCGCTCAGCTTTGACGAACGCCGGGGCGGCCCGGCCCGGCCCGATCAGGATGAGACAGTCTCGAACACACCCGAACCAGCACCTGCTGAGGCAGAGGCAGACGCAACGGATGCACAGGCGCCTGATACACCCGCAGAACCCGTGGCCGAGGAAAAGCCCAAACCCAAACGCCGGCGGGTCAAAAAGGTGAAAGAGACCGAGACCACAGCCGAGACCAGCAGCGAAGACGCAACCTGA